From a single Apium graveolens cultivar Ventura chromosome 2, ASM990537v1, whole genome shotgun sequence genomic region:
- the LOC141705263 gene encoding protein trichome birefringence-like 42, with translation MSVQSVLSLFFLLLIHQATSFHQEPYENSTEVGKVRESSCNLFEGSWVYDDSYPLYDGSICGFTNPGLNCQKNGRPDQMYLKYRWKPIGCNLARFDGKEFLERSRGKKIMFVGDSLSSNQWQSLACMVQNAVPDAKYTWIERKSSSSLTFPEFGVSINYMKDGFLVDLEFRDIGKVLRLDSISINRSKQWKDSDVLIFNSYHWWLHTGRLQTWDYFQVGDKITKEMDHMEAYKIALSTWAKWVDSNIESTKTQVFFQGITAVHYEGKEWDEPVAKSCIGQTQPIPGSNYPGKRYPGEPIVKSTLAGMATPVILLDITLLTQLRKDGHPSRYADGGIDCSHWCVAGVPDAWNEILYTILVDM, from the exons ATGAGTGTTCAGTCTgttctctctctcttttttctACTTCTCATTCATCAGGCTACATCTTTTCACCAAGAACCTTATGAGAACTCAACTGAAGTTGGCAAGGTTAGAGAGAGCAGCTGCAATCTTTTCGAGGGCAGCTGGGTTTACGATGATTCGTATCCACTCTACGATGGCTCAATCTGTGGTTTTACTAATCCTGGTTTAAATTGCCAGAAAAATGGTAGGCCTGATCAAATGTATCTGAAATATAGATGGAAACCTATTGGCTGCAACTTAGCTAG GTTCGATGGTAAGGAGTTCCTGGAGAGATCTAGAGGGAAAAAGATCATGTTTGTGGGTGATTCTTTGAGTTCTAATCAATGGCAGTCTTTAGCATGCATGGTTCAGAATGCAGTTCCTGATGCCAAGTACACCTGGATTGAAAGGAAGTCTTCTTCCTCCCTTACGTTTCCA GAATTTGGAGTTTCAATAAACTACATGAAAGATGGGTTTCTGGTAGACTTAGAGTTCAGAGATATAGGCAAAGTTCTAAGGCTAGattctatcagtatcaacagaAGCAAACAATGGAAAGATAGTGATGTTTTGATCTTCAATAGCTACCATTGGTGGCTTCATACAGGTCGCCTTCAGAC ATGGGACTACTTTCAAGTTGGTGACAAGATCACCAAAGAAATGGATCATATGGAAGCTTACAAGATAGCTTTGTCAACTTGGGCAAAGTGGGTTGATTCCAACATTGAGTCCACCAAAACTCAAGTTTTCTTCCAGGGAATTACTGCAGTACACTATGA AGGAAAGGAATGGGACGAACCTGTGGCGAAGAGCTGCATCGGGCAAACACAGCCTATACCAGGATCAAATTATCCGGGGAAAAGATATCCAGGAGAACCAATTGTAAAGAGCACTTTGGCCGGAATGGCAACACCGGTTATTTTGTTAGACATTACTTTGCTCACCCAGTTAAGGAAAGACGGGCATCCTTCCCGATATGCTGATGGTGGCATAGACTGCAGCCACTGGTGTGTGGCTGGTGTCCCCGATGCTTGGAATGAGATCTTATACACAATATTGGTGGATATGTAA
- the LOC141706551 gene encoding large ribosomal subunit protein uL13c translates to MAMTCSLGVLPSHPSSKSCFNSQKMTPFLGFSMAAVSSKPTFCLVRSESIKKRSTTIRCQDVAVEEAATALIPREQQWMFDATDFKGPDIWNTTWYPKASDHINTEKTWYIVDATDLILGRMASTIAIHIRGKNLATYTPSVDMGAFVIVVNAEKVAVSGKKRNQKLYRRHSGRPGGMKVETFDQLQQRIPERIVEHAVRGMLPKGRLGRALFNHLKVYKGPDHPHEAQKPVALPIRDKRIQKQK, encoded by the exons ATGGCTATGACATGCTCTTTGGGGGTTTTGCCCTCTCACCCATCTTCTAAATCTTGTTTTAACTCTCAAAAGATGACACCTTTCTTGGGTTTCTCAATGGCTGCTGTGTCTTCAAAGCCCACATTTTGTTTGGTTAGAAGTGAGAGTATCAAGAAGAGGTCTACTACAATTAGGTGCCAAGATGTTGCTGTTGAAGAAGCTGCTACTGCTCTTATTCCTCGTGAACAACAGTGGATgtttgatgctactgattttaaAGGACCA GACATATGGAACACCACATGGTATCCTAAAGCCTCGGACCATATTAACACAGAGAAGACATGGTACATTGTGGATGCCACAGATTTGATTCTTGGTAGGATGGCATCAACTATAGCTATTCATATCCGAGGAAAGAATTTGGCAACCTATACTCCTAGTGTTGACATGGGGGCATTCGTCATTGTG GTAAACGCAGAAAAAGTTGCAGTTTCTGGTAAAAAAAGGAACCAGAAGTTATACAGACGACATTCAGGAAGGCCAGGTGGTATGAAAGTGGAAACATTCGATCAACTTCAACAGAGAATTCCTGAAAGAATCGTTGAGCATGCTGTTCGCGGTATGCTTCCTAAAGGAAGG CTCGGAAGGGCACTTTTTAACCATCTCAAGGTATACAAGGGACCAGATCATCCACATGAGGCACAAAAACCAGTGGCTTTGCCCATTAGAGACAAGAGAATACAGAAACAGAAGTAA